The Agelaius phoeniceus isolate bAgePho1 chromosome 19, bAgePho1.hap1, whole genome shotgun sequence genome includes the window ggtccTGCCCGCCCCTGGGACgcagcccagctccagagcacCCTGCCAGGATGCCCTGTGAGCTCGGGCCATGcgtggcagggagctgcaggcggCGGAGGAGGACTCCACCAACTCCTTCATCTGCGTGCTGAAGAAGATGAAGGAGGTGCGGCAGATGGAGAAGGTTGtggaggagacagaggaggTGAGGAAGCTGGGGGGCTGCTGGGACGTGCCTGGGGGGCTGCGCAgggtggcagggggtggctctggctgtggcagccgTGTCACcccagctctggtgctgccAGGCCTTCACGGAGAGGATGGAGACCCTCGCTGAGCAGTGGAGGGACCTGCACGCCAGGAGGGACCAGCTGAAAGCCCACGTGGTGACATCTGGGACCACCGTGAAGGTACAgctggcacacctggcacacctggaaCACCTGATACACCTCAtacacctggcacacctggaaCACCTGATACACCTCAtacacctggcacacctgatacacctggcacacctggcaccCCTGGCACCCCCGATACACCTCATACACCCGGAACACCTCAtacacctggcacacctggaaCACCTGATACACCTCATACACCTGGAACACCTGGAACACCTCATACACCTGGCACACCTCAtacacctggcacacctgatACACCTGATACACCTCAtacacctggcacacctggaaCACCTGATACACCTCAtacacctggcacacctgatACACCTGATACACCTCAtacacctggcacacctggcacacctgatACACCTCAtacacctggcacacctgatACACCTGATACACCTCAtacacctggcacacctgatacacctggcacacctggcaccCCTGATACACCTCATACACCCGGAACACCTGATACACCTCATACACCTGGAACACCTCAtacacctggcacacctgatacacctggcacacctggcaccCCTGGCACCCCGATACACCTCATACACCTGATACACCTCATACACCTGGCACACCaagcacacctggcacacctgatACACCTCAtacacctggcacacctggaacacctggcacacctgatACACCTCATACACCTGATACACCTGAtacacctggcacacctggaaCACCTGATACACCTCATACACCTGGAACACCTGGAACACCTCATACACCTGGCACACCaagcacacctggcacacctcATAtacctggcacacctggcacacctggcaccCCTGATACACCTCATACACCTGGCACCCCTGGCATACCTGATACACCTCATACtcctggcacacctggcacacctcATACACCTGGTAACCCCTGGCACCCCTGGCACATCTCATACACCTGGAACAAGATCCCGAGTGCTGGGATCTCCTCCCTGGAGGctctcctggcagtgccctgagtgacccagctcctccttcccgtgcctccctccccctctggctgtgggtgctgctgcaaACCTCCCCAGGAGAATGAAAGGCTGAGAACCCAAGCTCTGAAGAAAGccaaagaagagaaagaggagaatTTGAAAAAGGAGAGTGAGCTCTTGAGGGCTAGGAGGGAACTGGATGCCCTGAGAAAAAAGCACCAGAAACTCTCCAAAAAATTGCTGAAGTACTCCCTGTTCAAGAGGTACCTGGAGGATGTGGTGGAGAATTCACAGGTGAGCTTGGACGTGGCTCGGGGAGGGTTTGAACCAGAGGGATGAGGCAAGGCCAGGGAAATCAACCCCTGAGCAAACCCAGAGACTCcaggtgggctgggaggggcTCCCTGGAAACCAAGGTGGGCCACAGGGAGCAGGGTCAGGAGAGGACAAGCAGGATGGATgaaggcagggcagggtgtccctgaccccaggacagggcagggcagggcagggcaggacagggtgTCCCTGaccccaggacagggcagggcagggtgtccCTGAccccaggacaggacagggcaggacagggcagggtgtCCCTGACCCCAGGGCCTGTGCTGCAGTTCCGTGACATCGATGACATCATCAGCTACTACAAGGCCCTGCTGAGGACCCGCAAGGACCTGCTGCAGTCCCAGTGGTGGCACCGGCAGCTgatggagcagggcaagggcctgcagcagcagctcgaGGCAGAGAAGGAGGCTGAGATGCTCCAGTGCAGGAACGACCTGGTGCAGCTCAAGGAATCCTTTGACCGGGCTCAGAGTGACATCCAGCAGTGGGTAAGGAGCTGAGGGGTGCCCGGGGGGCCTGGGGGACAGGActggctcctcctgcagccaggggctcggggcagggccagcagcagtttggggtgggaggagatgccccatccccaatcccatccTCAATCCCATcctcaatcccatcccatcccatggatctcatccccatcccatcccatcccaccccatcccatcccatggatcccatcccatcccatcccatcccatcccatcccatggatcccatcccatcccatcccatcccatcccatcccatcccatcccatcccatcccatcccatcccatggattccatcccatggatcccatcccatcccatcccatcccatcccatcccggagctgcaggaggagcgaGAGCCCGGGTGGGGGCAGATTTGTCACCAAGGGAGGTGACAGTGGCAgcgctgcagggctggcagggtgggcactgcagggtgagcagcacagctgggctctgctctgctcccagcacggctgggctgcaccagccccagcccaccAGGTCCTTCCCAGCCCACCAGGTCCTTCCCAGCCCACCAGGTCCTTCCCAGCCCGGATGAGGCTGAACTTGGGGTCCCCAGCGGGGTCCCAGGGCTGAGGCAGCCCCGCTGGGATGTGTCCATGTCCCCAGGAGGATCGCTGGGCCCAGGTGCAGGACAGGCAAGCCAGGAAGGCCGTGGAGCTGAGGTCCCTCACCATGGCCATCCACGGCCTGTTCCACGCCGCCAGCGCGcggctgcagccacagggcagggtggcagctggggacagccaccGGCAGCTGGACATGGTAacgtggcacagccccagggactCTGAGCCCCGGGGACAGCTCAGTCCTggccaggacagcagcaggaacgGCTCCCTCAGGGCGAggggcccagcacaggctccctcctcccctgggGACCTGGCTGGGAATGGTGGGGACAGCGGGAACACCTGTCCCTGGGAGCATGGGGagcgggggctgcaggggagggtCAGACCTGCACAGGgggtgcagggtttgggggtgcaGGGATATGGGGATTCAGGGATGCAAGGGTTCGAGAGTGCAGGGATGTGGGGATAGGGATCTACAGGGTTCAGGGGTGCAGGGATTCAGGAAcgcagggtttgggggtgcaGGGATACAGGGACAGGGAGTGCAGGGATATGGGGGTGCAGGGTTTTGGGGCGCAGGGGATATGGGAGTGCAGGGATTTGAGGTGCAGGGATATGGGGTGCAGGGATATGGGGGTGCAGGTTTTCAGGGTGCAGGCATATGGGGATGCAGGGTTGTGGAGATGCAGGAGtgcagggaaatggggatgCAGGGGTTCAGGGTTTGTGGGTGCAGGGTTTTGGGAGTGCAGGGATATGGGGatgcagggtttgggggttcAGGGTTTGTGGGTGCAGGGTTTTGGGagtgcagggatgcagggatatGGGGatgcagggtttgggggttcAGGGTTTGTGGGTGCAGGGTTTTGGGAGTGCAGGGATACAGGGATATGGGGatgcagggtttgggggtgcaggggttCAGGTgaagggtttttggggtgcagggaggcAGGTCCAGCCATGGCCAGGGTTTGGTTCCATTCCCCCACGGAGGCACACTCTGGTGCTTTCATGTCCTGTCACTTAGCTCAGGGACATCATATggcctgcagcagggacaggctcccctctgcctcctgcccccATTGCTGCCTgaccctgccctgtccctgtccctgtcccaccccagaTCCGGCAGTTCATCCACGACCTCCAGGACTTCACTGAGGACATGAAGGAGCGTGGCCGAGCTCTGTGagagcctgccctgccagcgAGGCAGCAGCggggtgggcagggagaggagaggacgAGAGAACCCGGCAGACATTGCAGACtaaaaaaatagcaaatattTAAAGCATCTCTTCAATTCCTGCTGATTTTCCCTGCTCTTCTGTGAGCCCAGATACTCAGCAGCAGAAGAGAGAAGAGCAGGAGGGAGTGAGGCCTGCGTGGCTCTCGGGGTCCCAGAGGCCTCACAGACACTGGCAGCgccaccaggagctgctcccgcTCTGGAAAATCAGCTCTGACTCATCCCGGAGCACAGAGCATGCGGGGCCTTTGTGCCCCTGCATCTCATCTCAGCTCTGACATTTCCAGAGGGACAGGGCCATCCACACCCCCCTGAGAGATGActcagctgtccccagccatggccaCCCTGTCACCCACGGGGGCGTCACCCTGCCGGTGGTGGCAGGAGTTCatgggacaggagcagctctgccctgggagggagggagggatggatggatggatggggacagggccatCCCCTGCCCT containing:
- the CCDC42 gene encoding coiled-coil domain-containing protein 42, which translates into the protein MAHEDLSYYRGQYKDRLLSLLRELQAAEEDSTNSFICVLKKMKEVRQMEKVVEETEEAFTERMETLAEQWRDLHARRDQLKAHVVTSGTTVKENERLRTQALKKAKEEKEENLKKESELLRARRELDALRKKHQKLSKKLLKYSLFKRYLEDVVENSQFRDIDDIISYYKALLRTRKDLLQSQWWHRQLMEQGKGLQQQLEAEKEAEMLQCRNDLVQLKESFDRAQSDIQQWEDRWAQVQDRQARKAVELRSLTMAIHGLFHAASARLQPQGRVAAGDSHRQLDMIRQFIHDLQDFTEDMKERGRAL